In Anser cygnoides isolate HZ-2024a breed goose chromosome 16, Taihu_goose_T2T_genome, whole genome shotgun sequence, one genomic interval encodes:
- the LOC106047156 gene encoding BPI fold-containing family B member 4-like: MKLLKLFGIVFFCGLLSPSWGVLSGLSCAVSPGAMQKVLSDAVIQNGLLQKHLQGLVLPNIMGEGGLLNSPTSITGLHLVRVQLPKLSVALLPGIGVQLAIAARLDLSGNCLVGLLSELIDISVDVTITANIKCTNFELGTVQVIIDDCFCILGAVKIKLLSGLLSLSVNDIVLNQLTATLPGLLCPVIDIIVNLVNIQFLGTLNAVIPVGTVGTIHYQLASLPFTSGLFLGLDLDGAVQQVGGSIIPHDSSASALPPLLDRLLVMGLRQSFLNAILSLLIQVQPQTFTCSPEAFSGAKQLQEAILTLFPSGCSRCSMTSPLSIRIELFGKPLILLENNKATVELSVMIQVFVKRLDGSILNVLLLKADLSLNVHVSISGSSLVLALSLGSTSLSLESSDVGISDISSLKPHCSQLLAETLLPLINGCLGVGIPLPNVLGIPLVKVDIQILVGLLVILV, encoded by the exons ATGAAGTTGTTGAAGCTTTTTGGAATTGTCTTTTTCTGTGGCCTGCTCTCGCCGTCCTGGGGAGTCTTGTCCGGTTTGTCCTGCGCCGTCAGCCCAGGGGCAATGCAGAAAG TGCTCTCGGATGCCGTAATTCAGAATGGGCTTCTCCAGAAGCACCTGCAGGGCCTCGTGCTCCCAAACATCATGGGTGAAGGGGGTCTGCTGAACTCTCCCACCAGCATCACGGG ACTGCACCTTGTCCGGGTTCAGCTCCCCAAGCTGTCAGTGGCGCTGCTGCCTGGGATCGGGGTCCAGCTGGCCATCGCTGCAAGGCTTGATCTCAGCGGCAACTG ctTGGTTGGCCTTCTCTCAGAACTAATTGATATCTCAGTGGATGTGACCATTACTGCAAACATTAAATGCACAAATTTCGAATTGGGCACGGTCCAGGTCATCATTGATGACTGCTTCTGCATTCTTGGTGCTGTAAAGATCAAGCTCCTTTCTGG ATTACTGTCCCTATCAGTAAACGACATAGTGCTTAACCAGCTGACAGCAACTCTGCCGGGTTTG CTGTGTCCGGTAATCGATATTATCGTCAACCTGGTGAACATCCAGTTCTTGGGCACTCTCAACG CGGTGATCCCGGTCGGCACAGTGGGAACGATTCACTACCAGTTGGCCAGCCTCCCGTTCACATCTGGCTTGTTCCTTGGGCTGGATTTAGAT GGTGCGGTGCAGCAGGTGGGAGGCAGCATCATCCCCCACGACTCGTCCGCCTCCGCCTTGCCCCCGCTGCTGGACAGGCTGCTGGTCATGGGGCTGCGCCAGAGCTTTCTCAACGCCATCCTGTCCCTCCTGATCCAGGTCCAGCCGCAGACGTTCACCTGCTCGCCAGAAGCC TTCTCAGGTGCCAAGCAGCTGCAAGAAGCCATCCTGACCCTCTTTCCCTCTGGG tgctccaggtgctcCATGACCTCTCCTCTGAGCATCAGGATAGAGTTGTTTGGGAAGCCGCTCATCCTCTTGGAAAACAACAAAGCCACTGTCGAGCTTTCAGTGATGATCCAGGTGTTCGTTAAGCGCTTGGATGGATCCATCCTCAACGTGCTCCTCCTGAAGGCA GACCTCAGCCTGAACGTCCACGTGTCGATCTCTGGGAGCAGCCTGGTGCTGGCCTTGTCCCTGGGCAG CACTTCCCTCTCCTTGGAGTCGTCTGACGTTGGCATCAGTGAC ATCTCGAGCCTGAAGCCCCACTGCAGTCAGCTGCTGGCGGAAACGTTATTGCCTCTTATCAATG GCTGTCTGGGCGTCGGGATCCCTCTGCCGAACGTGTTGGGCATCCCGCTGGTAAAAGTGGATATTCAGATACTGGTG GGCCTGCTGGTGATCCTCGTGTGA
- the BPIFB2 gene encoding LOW QUALITY PROTEIN: BPI fold-containing family B member 2 (The sequence of the model RefSeq protein was modified relative to this genomic sequence to represent the inferred CDS: substituted 1 base at 1 genomic stop codon), which translates to MINNSKMFFRGSAVAPLCALGTLLSLLVPAQAARSPDCGGILTPSGLSYRRGGCAAPGQISVCLPLCKRSQAQGPLITLPYLTVAEVSRPYAEMVLRQDLMDTRAPDLPLGSPKASRDQISSVQVADLSLSLVPEAGLRLGIEADLGIVPPAXVVPACGARAAARGSGPPARAVLSCSAAPRLARLSILADLRVDLSPDGDLQLTTSACRPTVEEVQSAEEVESKSSSSDLDKEINADKICLEVSKLLLLPNEQLMSLTAQFPVTPSCQVQYLPLAAPVISEEGITMSLQTTFQVAGIAVPLPVSPVPFSMPELVSSSPSHLTLALSEHFYTSLFFALERAGAFNMTILSPLTTATMAQKITQVGSLYPEDLPVMLRAELRSSPRVELEEGRAALKLFLTVHVGAGSPDFQSFLSMSADVTAGLLLSITDTRMMISAAVIEDAELSLAASNVGPVPAALLEELFLGTVREEVPVWMNAVLSEGVHLPHASSFTYTDVSVMIHKDYVLLLCNLKLQARHSEQGAVA; encoded by the exons ATGATAAACaattctaaaatgtttttcagag gcagcgCCGTGGCCCCGCTCTGCGCCCTGGGCACCCTCCTGAGCCTCCTGGTCCCCGCGCAGGCCGCCAGGTCTCCCGACTGTGGGGGCATCCTCACCCCGTCAGGACTGAGCTACC GAAGAGGTGGATGTGCGGCACCAGGACAGATTTCAGTCTGTCTGCCTCTGTGCAAGAGATCACAAGCTCAGGGGCCTCTAATAACTCTGCCCTATCTCACAGTTGCTGAAGTTTCAAGACCATATGCAGAGATGGTCCTCAGGCAGGACCTGATGGACACGAGGGCCCCGGACCTGCCCCTTGGCTCCCCAAAAGCCAGCAG GGACCAGATCAGCTCCGTCCAAGTGGCTGACCTGTCGCTGTCGCTTGTCCCAGAGGCCGGGCTGCGGCTGGGCATCGAGGCGGACCTGGGCATCGTCCCCCCGGCGTGAGTTGTGCCTGCCTGCGGGGCCAGGGCAGCGGCACGGGGCAGCGGCCCTCCAGCCCGTGCCGTTCTCTCGTGCAGCGCGGCGCCCAGGCTGGCGAGGCTGTCCATCCTGGCCGACCTTCGTGTAGACCTGAGCCCCGACGGCGACCTGCAGCTGACAACCTCCGCCTGCAGGCCCACCgtggaggaggtgcagagcGCCGAGGAGGTGGAAAG CAAGTCCTCTAGTTCCGACCTGGATAAGGAGATTAATGCCGATAAG ATTTGCTTGGAAGTCTCCAAACTGCTCCTTTTGCCTAACGAACAGCTAATGTCTCTGACAG CTCAGTTCCCCGTCACCCCCAGCTGCCAGGTCCAGTACCTGCCACTGGCTGCCCCCGTGATCTCCGAGGAGGGAATCACCATGTCCTTGCAA ACAACGTTCCAGGTGGCAGGGATAGCAGTGCCCCTGCCAGTCAGCCCCGTGCCGTTCAGCATGCCCGAGCTGGTGAGCTCCAGCCCTTCCCACCTCACCTTGGCTTTGTCTGAGCACTTCTACACCAGCCTCTTCTTCGCCCTGGAGAGGGCTGGAGCCTTCAACATGACCATCCTG AGCCCGCTGACCACCGCCACCATGGCACAGAAGATCACCCAG gtCGGCTCCCTGTACCCCGAGGACCTGCCTGTGATGCTGAGGGCCGAGCTCAGAAGCTCTCCTCGGGTGGAGCTGGAGGAAGGCCGAGCAGCCCTGAAGCTCTTCCTCACCGTCCACGTCGGGGCAGGCTCACCAGACTTCCAGAGCTTCCTGAGCATGAGTGCG GACGTGACTGCAGGACTGCTCCTCAGCATCACCGACACACGGATGATGATCTCCGCAGCAGTGATAGA AGATGCTGAGCTCAGCCTGGCTGCCTCCAATGTGGGCCCGGTGCCG GCTGCGTTGCTGGAAGAGCTGTTCCTGGGCACTGTTCGTGAGGAGGTGCCGGTCTGGATGAATG CGGTGCTGAGTGAAGGCGTACACCTGCCACACGCATCCAGCTTCACCTACACTGATGTCAGCGTCATGATTCACAAG GATTACGTCTTGCTCCTGTGCAACCTCAAGCTGCAGGCGAGACACAGCGAGCAGGGGGCCGTGGCCTGA